DNA sequence from the Prochlorothrix hollandica PCC 9006 = CALU 1027 genome:
TTGACAGTGCATCCCGATGGCCATCGCCAGTTTGATTAACTCTGGGATTAATTAACCCTGGGATCAAATAAAGCGCTAGCATCATAGGGTGAGCAAATTGTGTAACCCCCTACAGTCCCTTCGATCGGGTCATTGGTTCAAGCTGATCTGTGGAGCCAGCTACCAATACCTGCCTGCGGTGCAAACTTTGGCCTGGGTCTATGGCTTGGCCGGTGTTGATTGCATTGATGTGGCAGCGGATCCTGCCGTGGTCACCGCCGCCCGCCAAGGGTTGGATCGGTTGGATCCCGCCCTGGCTCGCCCCTGGTTAATGGTCAGCCTCAATGATGGGGAAGATCCCCATTTCCGCAAAGCCCAGTTTGACCCCGCCACCTGTCCTCCAGACTGTCCCCGGCCCTGTGCCCAGATTTGTCCGGCCCTGGCCATTGCCCTCCCTCCCCAGGCCAATGGCGGTGTCGTGGCCGATCGCTGCTATGGCTGTGGCCGCTGTTTGCCCCTTTGTCCCCACGATCGCATCCAAGGCCACTCCACCGTTTGTCAGCCCCAGGAGCTGTTGCCCCCCATCCTAGCCCTGGGCATTGATGCCGTGGAGATTCATACCCAGATCGATCGTCGGGCTGGATTTTTAGACCTGTGGCAGGTTCTTCTCCCCCATCTTTCAAGCCTCAAACTGGTGGCCATTAGTTGTCCGGCAGGCACCGGAGCCGTGGATTATCTGTGGTCTCTCTATCGGGCCATTACCCCCCTACCCTGCCCCCTGATTTGGCAAGCGGATGGCCGTCCCATGAGCGGCGACATTGGGGCAGGCACCACCCACGCCACCCTCACCTTTGCCCAAGCCTTGCTGGCCCAGGGTCCCCCCGGTTATGTGCAGGTGGCGGGGGGAACCAATGCCTATACGGTGCCCAAACTGGGGCAGTTGGGGTTGTTGCGTTCCCCGGAGTCTCCGCTGCTGCCCCTTCAGGGTTCCCCCTGGGTAGCGGGGGCTGCCTATGGCAGCTATGCCCGCCGTTGGCTGGCTCCCTGGCTGGAAACCCTGGGGACGGAGCCGGACGGTCTGGATCCTGCTGACTCCTCGGTGTCTAGGGATCCGCCGGGGTTAATGGACGCTGTGGCACGGGCTAAAACCTTGGTGCTGCCCCTGAAGCAACCCCATTTGCACCGGCGTTTATCCCTGTAACCCTGCCCCTGTAACTCTGCCCCTGTAATCCATCTACCTTGCTTTGTTACCGAAAATCTGGGTCTAAAGCCCCGTCCTTCTAGGACGGCTTTTCTTCCTGCAACCGATCTATCCAGNNNNNNNNNNNNNNNNNNNNNNNNNNNNNNNNNNNNNNNNNNNNNNNNNNNNNNNNNNNNNNNNNNNNNNNNNNNNNNNNNNNNNNNNNNNNNNNNNNNNTCCAGCCTTGGTACCAGTGCACCAGGAGCGGCAGATAGAGAATGGCCAGCAATAGGGCCAGCAGGGGTCCAAAGGTGGGGCGTTTTAACTGGAAACGGGGTAGGGTCAGGGAAAACATGGCCAGGGATCCCAGGGGGTACTTGGGGGCCGATCGTAGCACGGACTTAGGGAGATCCGGGGATCTACGGGGATCCAAGGTCTTGTGATTACTCAGGGCAAAAAGACGGCTGAACGGGAATGGTTGGCCGATGTGTCAGTCGTGCCCTTGCAGCAGTCGGTTCAGGATTTAGGTGCTGCCTTCAAGAACTTTTTTGAGAGCCGTAGCGGCAAACGAAAAGGGTCAAAGGTGGGCTTCCCTCGGTTCAAAAAGAAGCTGAACCAACAGTCGGCACGATTTGTTCGGACGGCATTCTCCCTCAAGGGCAATAAGCTTGAACTAGCCAAGTTAGGCCGCTTCAAGGTGAAGTGGTCAAGGCCACTGCCCTCTGAACCTAGCTCTGTGACCATTATCCGTAACACGGCTGGACAATACCATGCCAGCTTTGTAGTGGAGATTGAACCCATCAACATTGAGCCACTACGGCCCTCAATTGGGGTAGATCTAGGCATCAAAACCTTTGCCTTTCTCAGCACAGGTGATCGGGTAGAATCCCCTGGATATAATCGGTTAGACCGCAAGACGCGACGGTTTCAGCGTAAGCTGGCCCGCCAAGTTAAAGGGTCTAAGCGTCGCGAAAAAACTAGGCTGCGCCTTGCAAAGCTGAAGCTAAAAATGGCCAATATCCGAAAAGACTTTCTCCACAAGACCACGACCCAGCTAATCCACGAAAATCAAGTGGTGGTGTTGGAGGATCTGGCGGTGAAGAATATGCTTGGTAATCGGAAGTTGGCACGGGCCATCAGTGAGCAGGGTTGGGGCACCGCACGAACCATGTGTGAGGCCAAGGCCAACAGGGTTAATGATCGAGAGGTCAGGATCATCAGTCGGTGGGAGCCAACCAGTCAGATCTGTTCTGATTGTGGCTTTCGGTGGGGCAAGGTTGCTCTATCGGTTCGTTCCATCCTCTGTGTGAGTTGCGGAACCGAACATGATAGAGATGGTAATGCCGCCAAAAATATCGAAAAGTCTGGGTTGGGGCTAACCCAAGACTCTAAATGGACAAAGAACGGGCGTAAGACCAGGATGTCTGGCAATNNNNNNNNNNNNNNNNNNNNNNNNNNNNNNNNNNNNNNNNNNNNNNNNNNNNNNNNNNNNNNNNNNNNNNNNNNNNNNNNNNNNNNNNNNNNNNNNNNNNGCTCACCCTTAACCTCTTAGCGTTCTTGTTTCACACGGTTTTGGAGTGGTCTGATCAGTCCTACCACCGGGCACGGCAACAGCGGGGCAAACGGCAAGGTTTCTTTCAAGACCTAGTTAGTCTCACGACCTACTTTCTATTTGAGTCCTGGCAGCATTTGCTGGACTTTATCTTGGACGGCTCCCCCCTCTACAGACTCCCTGGCCCGCTAACTCCTCTTGAGCCTTTGACCAGGGGTCTCCCTAATGTGCCCCCAATCTCTATTTGTATCCCCTGATACATTCTAAAATTAAAACTGCTGTGGGCCAGGGTTACCTGCTCCTCATCACCCCAGGTGCGGTACAGATCCTGGGCCACGCGCCAAGCTGCTGCGGAGTCCTCTTTGCGGCCCAAGAGCCAGAGGGCTTCCGCTTGGTCCCATTGGGCTTGGGCTTGCCCCGGTAGGTCGGCTTGGGTTTGGGCCAGTGCTAAGGCTTGGCTGTAGTGATCCAGGGCCAGTTGGTTGAGACCAATGGTTTGGTGTAATTCCCCCAACAGTTGTTGAACGGAAACTGCGGGAACGGAAACTGCGGGAACGGGGGGATCGGCTTGGGGATCGGTGGCGGAATCTGGGGTCTGGGGGGTGGCGGTTTCCTCGGTGACCCAGGCGTTCAGGAGATCGATCGCTTCGCTGAATAGTTCAAACTGGCGGTAGAGTTCAACCCGCGCCAGCAGGTTCCCCAGGGGAGATAAATCCTGGGTATCCAGTTCAGCTTCGGCGGCGGCGATCGTGGCTTCAGTCTCCGCATCAATCCGCCAGAACAGGAGGGATGATGGCTGTTGGGCACTGACCCCCGTGTCAGTCTTGACCCGGATGACATAGGGCAACCCTTCCTCCAGGGGAATCTCGCCGCTGTAGCGGACCTGGGTTTCCGAGGTCTCCGTGGACCAGTTGTTATCTATTCCCATGAGGGTGACCTGATACCGAGTGGCTCCTGGTACCGGATTCCAGCGCAGCAGGGGTTGGACCGCCCGAATCGCTGACTTCCGGGGACTGAGGGCATAGGGCACGGTGGCATCCACATCCCCGATGAAGCCTTCAATGCTGCGGCTCGATCGCAACGCGATCCTTACGGATCGAGGACAACCATAGGCAACCCCCTTAATTTCCCCTGCATTAATGCGCCAAATACTAATAGCATTGTCACAGAGAATCTTGGCCCAGGATCCCTGACCGGCCAGGAGGCGATCGCCTAAACTGAGGGCCGTCCCCATGGATACGGGCACTGCATTACCTTGACCTTGGCGTTTCACCTGGACTGTTCCCGACACCTCCACAATGCGATAAGACTCGGCAGTTAAACCCGGTGTGGCTAAGGATCCGAGGATTAACAGGCTCAAGAACCAAGGGGGGATGGGCAGGGACAAGGGACGACGGAGGGATAGAGCCATGATCAATGCAGTTCCTGGGGTATACGATCGGGTTGCAGTTTTTGGCCCAGTCTGAATCAACCAACCCAACTAAAACCCAGCTACAGCAACCCTAAATCAGTTGTAGGCATCTCGATGGCTGAAACCCTTGATGTGGTGTGCCCCCGGAGGGGGCACACCACACGACCCATTTAGGACTGCTGTATTCCCAGCTTAAACGCAGCCTAGGCAAATGTCAGGCTACGCTCGGCCAGACCTTTGTCAACACTCCCTCCTGTACCCTAGAAGCCAGCCCCCCCACCCCCTCGTTTATGCCATGGCTATTTCGGTTGCCACTGGGACCAGTGGCTATTGGGCACTGCCACGGGTTGCCACTGGGACGGATCCCCTGTCACTAAAACCTGGGCAAGGCTGGGAAATGTCTCTGTTTGGCTCGGCGGCGTGTCCCAGGTGGGATGATCCCACTGATCAAGGGTGAGCAGGTGCTGAAAATCTGGGGGTATAAACGGCTCCACTTCCGATGGCGAAGCCAGTAGGCTCTCTTTGTAGGTTTCCGCTAGCGCGATCGCGACCCAAAAGCCGTAGTCAGGCTGGATTTCATAGTTGGGCTGGATGGTCAAGGGCAGCGGATCGATCGCGTCACCTCGAATGGTGATACTTAGGATATTCTCGCGATCGTGATCGACTTCGATGCACCCCGGCACAAACGATCGGCCATGATCAAACCCCTGGGAACCGACAACCCCCGGACCCACCATTTCAACCATGGCCATGAGACCCTCCCCTGCGGGCCACCAAACCACGGAATTGAACATCAGTAGCCATTGATCTGAGCTACGATACACCGACAGACGCGACGCAATATAGTCAATATTCATGTTGCCAAAGCAGGGCATCTCTATGCGCTGAAAGGCTGTATCAAGGAATTTCAGAACAGAGTCTCTAGTGAACATGGAAATACTCTTATTTGTATATGACGGTTAGGGCTTACATGAGGTATAAGAAATAGGCTGAAACAACTGTATGACAATTGAATAGAGATGTGAAAATAAGATTAAGCTTATAAAAATAGATGTCTTCTATTTGCTGAAAATCGATTGTTTGACTGCGTTCTTCTTACGATCGCTAAATACCTGTACTTGGCCACTGAAAACTAAAACTTCTATTATAGTAAGTTCGCTTCAAATAATCCAAGTCGGACTCCCAGTCTTGAATTGCTTTACGATAATTCCTAATATTGTTTCGTTTTGCATTGCGCGTAAAAGCTGCGATAGATTCGGCTAGTTTTCGCAGTCTTCGCGCTGTGTTAGGTTCGCCCCATTCTCTCAAATAACTAGGGTCATCAATAAACGATAAAGATTGTAGAAAGACACTATCAAGAATTTTCCGACGTTCGCTTTCTCGTAAACCACTTTCACCAACTTTGTAGCCACATTTACTCAGTAAACCTTCTGAACGTTTGAAGACACCACTCGGCAGATCTTGTGAACTACTACCATTGGGAGGAAGTAAACTCTGTAACTGTGCCAGTCTATCTTCAATACGCTTACGAAAATCCTTAGGTTTTTTGCGAGATCGAAACCCTAGCTCATAGTGAATCTCGGTTAGAAGCTGAATATTGTTCCATTCGGAATAAGCAAGTTTCTCAATCTCATCAAAATGATATGTAAGGTATGGGCGCTTCCGGTTTGGAGCTTCTCTATATAGGTTTGGATTTGTATTTTCCGAAAGTGGCGGTATTGGATTGCTATTTTGATTTGGGGGATCTGCACTTGGGATTGGGTTCAGGATGCTTTCAGAATAAGACTTAGGCTGATAGATTATTTCATCAGGAGTTTCAGAAGGTGACGGAGTACTGGATGGTATACCTGGGCCTATCTGGGGTGGTTTGGAGACGGCCTTACCTGTCTTAATCTCTGAGTGCCGACGTTTCTTATCACGATTTTTCTCTATGGAAATCATCCCATAGTAACCCAGAACCACCATCCCTAGGAAAAACCAAAAGAGAGGAGTGATTAGCAGGGTTCCTAAAACTTGCAAATGTAAAAATGGATTGAATATTTGATAAAAATTTTGACGTAAATAAGTCCACTCAATGTAAAGAAAAAGAATTCCGTTCCCAAGGTAGCCCATACCCCAGAGAATGCTGAATAAGGTTTGCACTAGTCTCATATGTTAAATCTCTTCCAAACAAGTAGCGTACAGTAACCGTTCAAGGGGGGCACGAAGTTAGTGCATTTCAGCCTTATCTCTGTCCCCATATTGGCAAAAATGAGCCTTTTGAGGTCATATTGTAGCCTGAAACCCTTCTTGTCTCGTTACCCTTTGAACGGTTACTATCCATTCCTTCCGCGATTATCTGTCTAATTTGCAGGATTATACCCTCTTTTTAAGAATTTATACAGAGACTTTGCTGATTAAGTCCGTCCTTTCGGGGTGTTGTCTGTCAGTTTTACTAGATAATACCTTGAATACCAGAGTTATCCAGTAATTTCCTAAGATGTGTGTTGCCTGTCTGACTGACAAAACTCGCCAGAAATCCACACCACCGGCAGGGTCAGGTTTCCTGACCCCTACATCGACCAAAACCTGGTAAGGGCGGGGAAACCCCGCCCAATTCAGAATCTTTTCTCAGTCAACTAGGTGTGTTTTTCAATATCAATGATTTTAGTGACAAGAATTTCAAGGGCAGTTTTTCCAGAGATATCTTCAATGAGAATTTCAAAGTGCATTTACCTACCTCTGATCTAGATAGTCACTGTACCAAAGCCCCCCAAGAGGTAGACCTTCAGTAACAAGATTATCAATGAGAGGGTCATCACTAGCGCGTCTTATTTTAGAAAAGCCGTCCTCACCTTTCTCTAGAACCCAAACCTCGTCAGGGCGTAAAGCATCCACAAAATAAGGTTGATGAGTTGTAATGAAAATTTGAGAACCTCCTTTTCGACCTATCCCATGCTCTCGAAATTCTATTGCTAAGTTTTCTAGAAGTTTATGGTATAGTCCGTTCTCTGGTTCTTCAATACATAAAAAAGGTGGGGGTGACGGATCTTCTAAGAGAAGCAGATAGGCAAAAACCTTCAGTGTCCCATCCGACATTTGCTGAGAGTAGAACGGATCTGTAAACCCTTTATCATTAAATCGTAGTAAGAGTCTATTGTCTGGACTTTTTGCAGTACTGATTCGATCTACACCTGGAATTTTTTGAGAAATTTTATCTAAAACAGACTGGAATCGTTTGGGATGTTCTCTCTCCATAAACTGAACCACATTTCCCATGTTGTCTCCATAAATGTTTAGGTGTCTTTGCGGGCCAGCAAGAGGCAAACTTCTTGCTGCATCTGGTGTAAAGTAGCTAAGATACCAACCTTCAATAAATCTACGAAATGCTGAGATTCTAGGGTGTTGCTTCAGTGCTCCCAATGTTGCAATTCCCAGTTTTCGTTTATCATCAAGCTCAACAACTTCTGTCTCTTTACTTTCTTCTTCTGCTTCTCCAGCCTGAATTCTTTCCATTAACTGAAACAGATCAAAATCTTTATCTTCCTCAACTTTTTTCCCTTCTTCCTCACCTTTCCAAGCAATACCTCTGCCTTCATTCAGCATCAGAAATGAAAAGGGCCACCCTCGATCTTGTCCCCTTCTTCGCTGTCTCAGTCGCTCTCTTTTTACATAAGGTCTTTTTGATGTATCAAGACCAATTGATAACTCATAAGTAATGGGTCGGGCATTACCATCTTCTTTGTAGTAAATTTCAAATTCAATGCAGTCTTCTTGCCCTTGGGATCGTATTCCCTCAAAGCCACCTCGCCCACGAGAATCACACGCTTCTTCTACTCCCCCCTTTAGACAGTCTGCCAGGAACCCAAAAGCATCGAAAATTGTACTTTTACCGACCCCATTTTTACCAATAACAGCAGTCATTGGTGTGAGGGGTTTTGCTTTTCGCGTATTCCAGAGTTTACCTAAGGTAATATCGCGAATAGCTCTATAATTTTTTATTCTAAAGCCTTCTATTTTGGACACCTTGACACCTTGAGCTAATCAAATCTCAATTCTACAGCAATCCTAAATCAGTTGTAAGGATCTCAATGGCTGAAACCCTTTGTGTGGTGTGCGCCCGGAGGGCGCACACCACACGACCCATTTCGGACTGCTGTATCGGGTTTTCGCTGAAAGCGGGACAAGATGAACAGGACAGTGGGACACGGAGCGCCCCATTGTCTCGGCTTAAGTTGATAGCCCCCCTCTTTTTAGGAATTGATGTTGGGCACCTCGAAAAATCCAATTCTCGCCCCTGTACCAACGCAAGAATAGGGGTTGTAGCGGGCGGCTTCGCCGCCCAACCCAATTAATCGAGGTGCCCTGTTGCCTAGGGGTTTGGCGGTGGGTTTGGGGTTTCTGTTGTTGTTCCCCAAGCTGCCTGGATTCGTTCTTCTGCGATCGCCACCCATTGATCCTCATCAAACTGGCCCTCTCGCCCAAAATCAAGGCAACCGCCCCAGGCAGTTAAGGCGCTGTCCAATTGGCCTTGGGCTTCTTGGGCCAATGCCAAAATGCAGTACGCCGCTCCGGTTTGGGGAGATAATTCCGTTGCCTGTTCGGCATAGCCCACAGCTTGGGAGTAGCGTTCTTGACCCAACCGTGCCCAGGCTAGATTCTTGAAAATAGCAGCCTGCAACTGCTTAGTTTCCTCGCCATCCAGTTGCCAACAACTATCAGCATTGAGATCCAGGGAAGTCCCACTAGCCAAGGTGGTTTCTAAAAGCTGCTTGGTGGTCACCAGCAGGGCCGCAGCCCGGTTATAGTCCTGATACTGGGACAAATAAAGGTGGGATAAATTATTCATAGCGGGCAAACATCCCCCTGTTTTGGCAATTTCATACTGCCGTTCCGCTTCCTCAAAATTACTGAGTTGTTCCCAGATGGCACCGAGGCGATAGTGGCTGGCCATGGCATTGGGGTCGAGGGCCAGGGCGCGGGAATAGCTGAGGCGGGCCTGGAGGGGTTGGTTGTTCTGTTCGTGGGCGAACCCTTGTTGGAAGTAGGACTGGGCCAGTTGGGGCAGGTAACCTTTGAAGCCCAACAACAGGACGAAAAGCAGGAGGGCAACGATCAACTGGGTCTCATGCCAGTAGCGCTTGGGTAAGCCAACACTTTTGAGAATTTTCTCAACCACCTGTCGTCCAGTGCTGGTGAGGGTGGCGCTGGCAGAGAGCAGGGCCATGGCTCCTTGGCCTGCCACGGCAATGCTGCCCAGGGTATCGGGTTGGTTGCTGACAAAGTGGCTGGAGATCTCCACCACTAGGGCAAAGTTGACGGTGAGAAAGGGGACCGTGAGGGCAGACCAGAGCCAGTCATAGCGATCCCAGCGGCTGGGGGGGATGGGGGGCACTTGGAAAAACCACCACCAGGCATCCTCCGACGATCGCAGTAAACTCCGCCACTCCTCCAAGGGAACCTGGCGGGCAATGGTGTGGCCTTGGGCTTTGAGGCGACGATCGCTCTGGTTGAGGTGGCTCAAAAACTGACTGAGGCTAGAGGCTCCCATCTGGGACTGGGCCTCTGGGCTAATGGTAAGGCTGTAGGCAGACTCTAAATCGGCACTGTGGATTAAGGTTTGGAGCCGATCGCGCAACAACAGCACATCCACCAGTGTTTCCACGGGAGTGTTATCCCCTTGATTTTCCACAAGCCGGAGACCTTCGTCATAGGCTGCCAGGGCTGTGGTCATTGCAGGGGGAAAGCTGTCCATGGGCGGGGTGGAGTGAGTTTGCAGGGTAGGGCACTGGGGTGAGGGGGGGGCAGTAACCCTAACCTTGGCTTTGGCGGCGACGTTGGGCCGCTAGCCCGCCGCGATCGATGGGGAATCCTGCCACCGGAATGACCTGATGTTTGCGATCGGCCTCTAGGGCACGCAGTTCGGGGTACTCGACCCACTGAATACAGTCCACGGGGCAACTGTCGATGGCCTCTTGGATCAAGGCTTCCGGATCTCCGGTTTGATTAATGACCCGCGATCGCCCGTGGTTCGGTTCAATGTAAAAGGTATTGGTGGCCACATGGGCGCAATACTTGCAGCCAATGCAGATCAATTCATCCACATAAACCCCTTTTTGGCCCAGGGTCCCCCCCAGTTGTGGCTCCAGCCCCGATCGCTCAGTGCCCTGGCGGAACACACCGCCTAGCTCTGGTTCCAGGTGGGAGCGGTTAACAGCATCAGACTGAAGGGGATCCAAGGACATGGCACGGGTCTCCATCGTAAACGATATACCGCTGCGAAATGCAAGCGTTAACGAAATCATTTAGCCGTTCCAGCGTTGCACCACGAGGCGAATGGAACCATCGGGATTTTGCTGTTGTTCCGCCACCTGGAATCCCTGACTGCGGGTGGTTTGCAGCACCGTACTCAGGGCATAGCGTTGGGTCACCTGGCTCAGGAAGCGATCCACCGTCAGAGGTTGTTGCCAATATTGCAAATCAGCCACTAATTCATATTCAGAACCAGTCCAACTGAAGCCCAGATCATAGCCATTGTCCTGTTCAATGACGACGGCAGCGGTTTTCGTTTGCCCCTGGTAGCCCCGCACGGGCTGCGGTCCAGCTTTCCACTCTACTCCCAAATCCGTGAGGGCGGTTTGCAGGGAGTCGAGGTTACGCAGTTGTGTTTTGATGTGGCTGAAATGTGACATAGGTTAACCCAGTATCCAAAATCAAGTGAAAACAGTTGAAAACTTAAAATTTGAAAGCTGTTGGTGGCTCCAGTTAGTGGCTAGTGCCGTGATGCCTAGGGCTACATGGAGGCTCCAGGGAGACAGCCGTTACCAGGTGGTTTGGGTCTGGTGGACGGCGATCGGCGGCGAGGTGGCCGTTTGGGCGTAGTAGTCAGCGGTGGGTTGCTGGCTCACCACCCGGCCCAATTGGGCTTCAATGGCGGCGGTCACTTCTCCACAGGAGCGCCCGCTGATGCCCGTCACTGTTTCCTCAACCCGTCCATCGGGATGGATGACAAACTCTAGGGTTTCCATGGGCGATACCGCAAGGGAGCAGGAACGTAACAAAAGTTTTTATTCTTAGGACTATATACTAGCAGGATTTTCTCGATTGGTAACGGTTCTGATGCAATTTGTAGCCTTTGACCAGGGCAGATTACCGATCCCCTAATCTGGGTCTACCCCGGCCTAGGTGGGCCGAAATCCGTTTTTGCAGTCAGAGGGCTGGGAGAGTATGCCAGGATCCTGCTAGCCATCTCAGTTTGGCAACTTGCTCTGCATCCCTCATCCCCCAGCCCCGTCTCCCAGGGCGGGAGACGGGGAGCCAGAACCTTCAAAGTCCCTCTCCCGTTCTGGGAGAGGGATTTAGGGTGAGGGTAGACCCAGCGGGATGCACCCAGGATTCTGCTAGCCATCCCAGACGGTTCGGCACCAGGTAACCCGATTGTTTAGCGAACGCGGGAGCCGAGGGTGGAGTTGAGGGCATCCGTTGCCGCCTTGCG
Encoded proteins:
- the ldpA gene encoding circadian clock protein LdpA; the encoded protein is MSKLCNPLQSLRSGHWFKLICGASYQYLPAVQTLAWVYGLAGVDCIDVAADPAVVTAARQGLDRLDPALARPWLMVSLNDGEDPHFRKAQFDPATCPPDCPRPCAQICPALAIALPPQANGGVVADRCYGCGRCLPLCPHDRIQGHSTVCQPQELLPPILALGIDAVEIHTQIDRRAGFLDLWQVLLPHLSSLKLVAISCPAGTGAVDYLWSLYRAITPLPCPLIWQADGRPMSGDIGAGTTHATLTFAQALLAQGPPGYVQVAGGTNAYTVPKLGQLGLLRSPESPLLPLQGSPWVAGAAYGSYARRWLAPWLETLGTEPDGLDPADSSVSRDPPGLMDAVARAKTLVLPLKQPHLHRRLSL
- a CDS encoding tetratricopeptide repeat protein, with amino-acid sequence MALSLRRPLSLPIPPWFLSLLILGSLATPGLTAESYRIVEVSGTVQVKRQGQGNAVPVSMGTALSLGDRLLAGQGSWAKILCDNAISIWRINAGEIKGVAYGCPRSVRIALRSSRSIEGFIGDVDATVPYALSPRKSAIRAVQPLLRWNPVPGATRYQVTLMGIDNNWSTETSETQVRYSGEIPLEEGLPYVIRVKTDTGVSAQQPSSLLFWRIDAETEATIAAAEAELDTQDLSPLGNLLARVELYRQFELFSEAIDLLNAWVTEETATPQTPDSATDPQADPPVPAVSVPAVSVQQLLGELHQTIGLNQLALDHYSQALALAQTQADLPGQAQAQWDQAEALWLLGRKEDSAAAWRVAQDLYRTWGDEEQVTLAHSSFNFRMYQGIQIEIGGTLGRPLVKGSRGVSGPGSL
- a CDS encoding DUF7003 family protein produces the protein MFTRDSVLKFLDTAFQRIEMPCFGNMNIDYIASRLSVYRSSDQWLLMFNSVVWWPAGEGLMAMVEMVGPGVVGSQGFDHGRSFVPGCIEVDHDRENILSITIRGDAIDPLPLTIQPNYEIQPDYGFWVAIALAETYKESLLASPSEVEPFIPPDFQHLLTLDQWDHPTWDTPPSQTETFPSLAQVLVTGDPSQWQPVAVPNSHWSQWQPK
- a CDS encoding AAA family ATPase, translated to MSKIEGFRIKNYRAIRDITLGKLWNTRKAKPLTPMTAVIGKNGVGKSTIFDAFGFLADCLKGGVEEACDSRGRGGFEGIRSQGQEDCIEFEIYYKEDGNARPITYELSIGLDTSKRPYVKRERLRQRRRGQDRGWPFSFLMLNEGRGIAWKGEEEGKKVEEDKDFDLFQLMERIQAGEAEEESKETEVVELDDKRKLGIATLGALKQHPRISAFRRFIEGWYLSYFTPDAARSLPLAGPQRHLNIYGDNMGNVVQFMEREHPKRFQSVLDKISQKIPGVDRISTAKSPDNRLLLRFNDKGFTDPFYSQQMSDGTLKVFAYLLLLEDPSPPPFLCIEEPENGLYHKLLENLAIEFREHGIGRKGGSQIFITTHQPYFVDALRPDEVWVLEKGEDGFSKIRRASDDPLIDNLVTEGLPLGGLWYSDYLDQR
- a CDS encoding tetratricopeptide repeat protein gives rise to the protein MTTALAAYDEGLRLVENQGDNTPVETLVDVLLLRDRLQTLIHSADLESAYSLTISPEAQSQMGASSLSQFLSHLNQSDRRLKAQGHTIARQVPLEEWRSLLRSSEDAWWWFFQVPPIPPSRWDRYDWLWSALTVPFLTVNFALVVEISSHFVSNQPDTLGSIAVAGQGAMALLSASATLTSTGRQVVEKILKSVGLPKRYWHETQLIVALLLFVLLLGFKGYLPQLAQSYFQQGFAHEQNNQPLQARLSYSRALALDPNAMASHYRLGAIWEQLSNFEEAERQYEIAKTGGCLPAMNNLSHLYLSQYQDYNRAAALLVTTKQLLETTLASGTSLDLNADSCWQLDGEETKQLQAAIFKNLAWARLGQERYSQAVGYAEQATELSPQTGAAYCILALAQEAQGQLDSALTAWGGCLDFGREGQFDEDQWVAIAEERIQAAWGTTTETPNPPPNP
- a CDS encoding ferredoxin; the encoded protein is MSLDPLQSDAVNRSHLEPELGGVFRQGTERSGLEPQLGGTLGQKGVYVDELICIGCKYCAHVATNTFYIEPNHGRSRVINQTGDPEALIQEAIDSCPVDCIQWVEYPELRALEADRKHQVIPVAGFPIDRGGLAAQRRRQSQG
- a CDS encoding DUF1257 domain-containing protein: MSHFSHIKTQLRNLDSLQTALTDLGVEWKAGPQPVRGYQGQTKTAAVVIEQDNGYDLGFSWTGSEYELVADLQYWQQPLTVDRFLSQVTQRYALSTVLQTTRSQGFQVAEQQQNPDGSIRLVVQRWNG
- a CDS encoding DUF2997 domain-containing protein — its product is METLEFVIHPDGRVEETVTGISGRSCGEVTAAIEAQLGRVVSQQPTADYYAQTATSPPIAVHQTQTTW